Genomic DNA from Catellatospora sp. TT07R-123:
TTCCCGTCAGCCGCGGGCGCGCCTGCCCGTACAACGCGGCACCAGCGCAAATGTGACGGCCGGGTGACCTCAGGCGGTGTGGTACGTCTGCTGCGCGGCGGCCAGGCCCTGCCGGACGACCGCCTCGACCGCGTCCGCGGCCCGGTCGACCAGGAACTCCAGCTCCTTGCGCTCGGTCGCGGAGAAGTCCGACAGCACGAAGTCGGCCGGATCCTGGCGGCCCGGCGGCCGTCCGATGCCGAACCGCACCCGGATGTAGTCCTTTGTGGCCAGCGACTTGGTCATCGAGCGCAGGCCGTTGTGGCCGCCCTCGCCGCCGCCGATCTTCAACCGCACCTGCCCGTAAGGGATGTCCAGCTCGTCGTGGACGGCGATCACCTGCGCGGGCGGGATCTTGTAGAACTGCGACAGCGCCGTCACCGGGCCGCCGGAGAGGTTCATGTACGTCAGCGGCTTGGCCAGCACCAGCCGCGGCGCGTCCGCCCCGTAGCCCAGGCGGCCCTCGGCCACCTCCGCGACGGCCTTGCGGTGCCGCCCGAACGAGCCGCCCGCCCGCTTGCCCAGCAGCTCGGCGACCATGAAGCCGACGTTGTGCCGGTTGCCCGCGTACTGCGGCCCCGGGTTGCCCAGCCCCACGATCAGCCAGGGTGCGGCGGGTGCGGCGGCCTGCTCCATGACACTCCCTCAGATACGGACGTGGCGCCCTGCCAAGCTACTACGGCTCGGCGGGCGCCACGGTCTACGGTGCTGTTCGGCAGCCGCGCAGCGGCCGGCGAAAACTCAGGCCTCGACGGCCACCGGCTCCTCGGCAGCCTCCTCGACGGCCTCGGCAGCCTCGGCGGTCTCGCCCTCGAGCTGCTCGGCGGTCGGGGCCAGGCTCACCACGGCGACGATGGTCTCGGCGTCGGCGACGAGCGCGGCGCCGCGCGGCAGCTTGACGTCACCGGCGGTGACGTGCGAACCGGCCTCCAGGCCCTCGATCGAAACCTCGAGGAACTCGGGCAGGTGCAGCGCCTCGGCGGCGATGGAGATCTTGTCGTGCTCGGTCATCACCAGGGTGCCCTTGGCGGCCTCGCCGACCAGGTGCACCGGCACCTCGACGGTGACCTGCTCGCCGCGCTTCACGATCACCAGGTCGATGTGCTCGAAGGTGTCCTTCAGCGGGTCGCGCTGGATGGCCTTCGGCAGCGCCAGGGTCTTGGTGCCGTCCGGGCTGACCAGCTCGAAGACGGTGTTGATGCCGCCGTGGCGGATGGCGGCGGCGAACTCGCGGGCCGGGACGGCGATGTGGCGCGGGGCCTCGCCGTGGCCGTAGACGACGGCGGGTACGAGGCCCGCGCGCCGGGTGCGGCGTGCGCCGCCCTTGCCGAACACGGTACGCGGCTCGGCGCTGATCTTTACCTCAGACACGATTGGTTCTCCTGCTCAACGGGTCACTGTTGTCGTCAGGCCGAGCGGACGAGGGCGCGCGGGGTGACGTGACCCGGAGCACCGCGTCGATCACGGCGCCGTCAACAGGCATCTCTACCCGCAGGGCACCCTCGCCGTGGCAACCCGCCCAGCTTACCCGACCAATCCGGTCGCTTTCGCCGGGGTCCCCGTGTCGCCGCTCACGGCCCCACCACGCCCCGCACCTGTGACCCCATCCGCCTTTTAATCGACACTGGCCTATCTAGAGGACGGTGGGACGAAACCCGTGCTCCAGATAGGCCAGTGTCGATGCTAAGTGCGGGCGGCGAAGCCGCCGGTCCGGCGGCGGCCGCCGAGGGTCAGCTCAGGCCGCCGAAGAGGGTCGTCACCGAGCCGTCGTCGAAGACCTCGCGGATCGCACGCGCCACCAGCGGCGCGATCGACAGCACCGTCAGCTTGTCGAACTGCTTGTCCGGGCCCAGCGGCAGCGTGTTGGTCACGATGACCTCGCTGATCCGGCTGTTCTTCAGCCGCTCCGTCGCCGGGTCCGAGTGCACCGGGTGCGTCGTCGCCACGATCACGTCCGCGGCGCCGTTGTCGAACAGGATGTCGGCCGCCTTGCAGATCGTCCCCGCGGTGTCGATCATGTCGTCCACCAGGATGCAGGTCCGCCCGGCCACCTCGCCGATCACGCGGTTCGCCACCACCTGGTTCGGCTTCAGCGGGTCGCGGGTCTTGTGGATGAACGCCAGCGGGCACCCGCCCAGCCGGTCGGTCCAGCGCTCGCCGACCCGCACCCGGCCCGAGTCCGGCGACACCACGGTCAGCTCGCGGTGGCCGTAGTTGGCCTCCACGTACTCGGCGAGCAGGTCCATGGCGAACAGGTGGTCGACCGGGCCGTCGAAGAAGCCCTGGATCTGCGCCGTGTGCAGGTCGACGGTGAGGATGCGGTTCGCGCCGGCGGTCT
This window encodes:
- the pth gene encoding aminoacyl-tRNA hydrolase, coding for MEQAAAPAAPWLIVGLGNPGPQYAGNRHNVGFMVAELLGKRAGGSFGRHRKAVAEVAEGRLGYGADAPRLVLAKPLTYMNLSGGPVTALSQFYKIPPAQVIAVHDELDIPYGQVRLKIGGGEGGHNGLRSMTKSLATKDYIRVRFGIGRPPGRQDPADFVLSDFSATERKELEFLVDRAADAVEAVVRQGLAAAQQTYHTA
- a CDS encoding 50S ribosomal protein L25/general stress protein Ctc, coding for MSEVKISAEPRTVFGKGGARRTRRAGLVPAVVYGHGEAPRHIAVPAREFAAAIRHGGINTVFELVSPDGTKTLALPKAIQRDPLKDTFEHIDLVIVKRGEQVTVEVPVHLVGEAAKGTLVMTEHDKISIAAEALHLPEFLEVSIEGLEAGSHVTAGDVKLPRGAALVADAETIVAVVSLAPTAEQLEGETAEAAEAVEEAAEEPVAVEA
- a CDS encoding ribose-phosphate diphosphokinase, whose amino-acid sequence is MGSIVTENRKNLMLFSGRAYPELAEEIGEVLGVGVTPTTAYDFASGETFVRYKESVRGSDAFIVQSISAPVNKWLMETLLMVDAAKRGSAKRITVVLPFYPYARQDKKHRGREPISARLVADLLKTAGANRILTVDLHTAQIQGFFDGPVDHLFAMDLLAEYVEANYGHRELTVVSPDSGRVRVGERWTDRLGGCPLAFIHKTRDPLKPNQVVANRVIGEVAGRTCILVDDMIDTAGTICKAADILFDNGAADVIVATTHPVHSDPATERLKNSRISEVIVTNTLPLGPDKQFDKLTVLSIAPLVARAIREVFDDGSVTTLFGGLS